Within the Planctomycetota bacterium genome, the region TTTTTTATTGCGCCGTGTTCACGTATCGAGCATCAAAAAGTACAGCGTTCGTTCCGCTTCGTCGTATATGGCAATCGCGTAATTGAAACTATGCCGCGCGTGCCAAGGTTTTCCTTTATCGAGGCCGCCGACGCGTGTTTGATAGTCCCGAAAGAAATAATAGCCGCGCTTCAGACCACGTGGGAACGAGAAGCCTTCCGATCCCTCCAGTAGGAAAGCGCGGTCGCGCGGAACAAAATCTGCCGGCAACGGCAGTTTATGCCAGACGGGTTCAACTGCCGCAAGGTCGCGCTCGATGTTTGCCAACAGCGCGACATGCTCGGCCTCGGATAACTGCAGCATCGCATCAAGGCGACCATCGCTGATGCCGCCCGGCAACGCCACTTCTGGATTGTAGTGATCGTCCTTACCGCGGACGACCTTGGCCGATTTCAACGCCGGCGTCGCCAGCACGTTTGCAATGACGGTTTCAATCGTAGGGCGAGCGGAGCAGCCGGCGAGGCCGAGCAACGTCGCTACCAAGGCACAGCATGTTACGAACAATCTCATTTCGAATTTCGCCTCGCCTTACTTGTCGAGTTGCTCCGCAGCTTCGACCGCGGCGGCTTGGAACGCTTCGCGCATGGGCGAGCCGTCGCTGTTCATCTTGGCACGTTGCAGCAGCATGACAAAGATCATCTGCCGCTGCGGATCAACCCAACCCTGGGTGCCGAACGCGCCGCCGTGGCCGTAGGTGCCCGGCGAAAGCATCCGCGCCACTCCTTGCGGCTCGCGGACCACGCACCAGCCCAGGCCCCAGCCACAACCCGGCACGAAGCCGGCTTTCAGGTCGCCGGTTTGAATCGACGTCATCTCGGCAATCCCAAACCGCGAGACAATCGGCGAGCCGTCAAGCGCGCCGCCGTTGAGGATCGCCTGGTAAAACCGTCCCATGTCCGTCGCCGTCGAGAACAAGCCCCCCGACGGGTTCGCCGTCCGGCCGGGTGAAAGATCGGTGAGCCAATGCGTCGTCGGCTGCAACTTGCCGCTGGTTTCGTCGCGCTCGTATAGCTTGGCGATTCGCGACTGCTGGTCCTTGGTCGGGAAGAACGTCGTGTCGGTCATGCCCAGCGGCTTGAAGATCTTGTCGGCCAGATAGTTCTCGTACGGCTGCCCCGAGACCACCTCGACGATTCGTCCACAGATCGTCAGGCCCGGGCCATACTTCCACGCGTTGCCGGGTTCAAAGGCCAACGTCCGCCCGGCCATTTTACTGGCCGTCTCGGCCAAGGTCCCCAGGTTTTGCTGGTCCCCTGACAGGCCCGACGTGTGCGTCAGCAAATCGCGAATCGTGATCTCGCGCTGCGGCGGGCCGGCGGCCAGCTTGACGTCCTTGAACTCGGGAATGTATTTCGAGGCCGCGTCGTCGATCGCCAGCTTCCCTTCTTCGCTCAGCATCATGATCGCCGTCGCGGTGATCGGCTTGGTCATCGACGCCACGGCAAACAGGGCGTCGGTCTTCATCGGCGCGCGTGTTTCCAGGTCGCTTACGCCCACGGGGGAAAGATGGACCACCTTGCCGCGCTGGGCCACCAACATGACCGCCCCGGCGATCTGCCCCTCGTCGACGAACTTTTGCATCCGCTCGGGCACGCGCGCCCAAGCGACTTTCGGATCGGCTTTGGGCCCGGCGGCCGCCGCGTCGTTCGACTTCTCGTCGGCGTCATAGACGACCAGCCCGCCAACCACCGTCAACAGCGCCCGCAGCGCGGGAATCTTGGCTTCGTCACAGACAAAGTAATCGTCGGTCAACACCGCCAGATCGCCAAGCTTGCCGACTTCGAGCGTCCCTTTCTTCTCGTCGTCAAAATGGAGCCAGGCCGCGTCCTGGGTCATCATCCTTAGTGCGTCGGTGCGCGAGACGCGCTGGTCGGCGCCGATCACCTTGCCACCCTCGGTGCGGCGCGACACGGCCGCGTACATCGTCAAAAACGGGTTGTAAGGATTCAGCGAGCTATCAGGATCGAACCCTTGCATGTGGTCCGAGTTCAAGGCCACGTGGACGCCCGCCTTGCGCCAGCGATTCACGCCGATGAAGGTTTCGATTCGCGATTGGCCCAAAGCGTCGGCCAGCGC harbors:
- a CDS encoding amidohydrolase family protein — encoded protein: MFTARRLLARSSHLFLAAMLALSSALLGAHSVRAATEPADFVLLDGRVHTLDAQDTVVEALAVRNERLVYVGTSAGAQGFIGPSTRVYRAGGRTVIPGINETHLHPLGAAQGEVTQAFVQLNSIAEIQQWVREQVSKTAADVWIRLPRVDVTRIAERRMPNRADLDAAAPDRPVVFIWQYANRQVQILNSAALRAAGITPQTEAPKGGRIVLDAAGQLTGVLEDAGALTAKFMPSKKPTVEQTLGSLERLIHAYNRTGITSITDRGSSVDGMRTYQRLREQKRLTARTTVTIRVPAHDSVETAKKTIAALPIKPREGDDWVKVGPLKFSIDGGVLYGTAYLREPYGAQAFGLYGLSDPSYRGLLQVDAERVRATIRAGNMLGWQMSTHVTGDAGVDIALDAVEAAAADAPISERRFTLIHAYFPTLDGAARAAKLGVCVDTQTAWFYKDGDALADALGQSRIETFIGVNRWRKAGVHVALNSDHMQGFDPDSSLNPYNPFLTMYAAVSRRTEGGKVIGADQRVSRTDALRMMTQDAAWLHFDDEKKGTLEVGKLGDLAVLTDDYFVCDEAKIPALRALLTVVGGLVVYDADEKSNDAAAAGPKADPKVAWARVPERMQKFVDEGQIAGAVMLVAQRGKVVHLSPVGVSDLETRAPMKTDALFAVASMTKPITATAIMMLSEEGKLAIDDAASKYIPEFKDVKLAAGPPQREITIRDLLTHTSGLSGDQQNLGTLAETASKMAGRTLAFEPGNAWKYGPGLTICGRIVEVVSGQPYENYLADKIFKPLGMTDTTFFPTKDQQSRIAKLYERDETSGKLQPTTHWLTDLSPGRTANPSGGLFSTATDMGRFYQAILNGGALDGSPIVSRFGIAEMTSIQTGDLKAGFVPGCGWGLGWCVVREPQGVARMLSPGTYGHGGAFGTQGWVDPQRQMIFVMLLQRAKMNSDGSPMREAFQAAAVEAAEQLDK